The following nucleotide sequence is from Ignavibacteriales bacterium.
CGCCTGATATAGAAATTAAACCATATCCCAACCAGACTGCAGCGTCACCGAAATAGTTTGGATGTCGGGTGTATCGCCATAAACCGGTGTTGAGCACTTTTCCTTTATTCATAGGATTTGATTTGAATTTTGCTAATTGGTAATCACCAATCGTTTCAAATATAATACCAATAATCCAAAAGAAGATTCCGATAATATCTAAGATATTGAGCGAGGGGTCGGTTGTATAATACTGTGCTCCGAGGAGTGGTACGGAAATCAGCCACATGAGAATCCCTTGCAGGAGAAATGTCTGAAAAAAGCTTATCCACCAGTAACGGTGTTCACCGTAATTTTTTCGAAATTGCCGGTAACGAAAATCTTCTCCCTTGCCGATATTTCTCAATGCGAGATATATTGACAGGCGAAATCCCCAAACTGAGACAAGCGTTGTAATGAGAATCTTACGTATTATATATCCATCGGTAAGGAAGAAATATAACCATGCTGAGATTATAAAACCGATGCCCCAGAAAAGATCGACAATACTGACATTTTTAATAATTACACTTATTATCCAGAGCAATGTCATCATGACAAGAATGAATAACAGTGCTTGAAAATATATCTCGAAAAATGTCATTGGCATTCTCCTTATTCAAACATAAATGAAACTGCCGCTGCGCCTATGCCCGCATTCATTCCAATGACCGGTGAAATGTTAACGGTATCGACCGGTGTTTTTCCTGTGAGTATTTTCATCTGATCGGTGTACCAATTAGCGGCATCTTCGTTGCCGGCGTGTAGAATGATGTAATTCCAGATATCCTTCCCATTGCTGAGGTCGCGGATGTGTTCCATAATTTTTTTCATATTGGATTGCTGGTTAAAAGTTTTGCCAAATAATATTGATTTTCCATCTTCATCAAGTGAAACGATCGGATTTATATTAAGTAATCGTGCCAGTAAACCTTTTACCTGAGAAACTCGCCCCCCACGAACCATGTATTCAAGTGTTTGAACACTGACGAATATTTTAGTTTGCCTGAGCCATCGGTCAGACGCCTCCAGAATTTCAGAATGTGTCCTGCCTGATTCTATCGCGCGGGCGATTCGAAGTGCTAGCAAGCCGAGACCGCCTGAGAGGTTTCTTGAGTCGATTACTGAAATCTGTTTATTGAATTCTTTACTCACTTTTTCTGCTGCTTTCCGGCTGCTGTTCAGTGTCCCGCTGAATTTACCAGTGAGATGTACAGCAATAATTGAATCATAGTGAGAAGCAAGCTGTGAATAGAGATTGAGAAACGCTGTGTCATTCACTTGGGATGTTGAAGGAAAAGCCTGCATCTCATCTAAAAGCGTGTAGAACTGTTTCGGTGTTATTGTGATTTTGTCGAGATAATGGTTTTCGCCGAAGTGGATATTAATCGGTAGCATATGAATTTGATGATAATCCATTAATTTTTCAGATAGGTCACAGGTAGAATCGGTTACTAGCGCGATTTTCCATTTTCTGTTGTATGCCGCCTCACTTTGACGGATCATGTCTTCAGCTTTTTGATTGGTGAGGATTCCGACTCTCCGCAACCGGGTAAATAAATCTGCGGGCGTATTCGTGTGAAGGTGAAAGTGTGTAATTTTTTGGGAACCTGCAACAACAACGGAATTGCCAAATTCATACAGAATATTTTGTAATGAATGACTATCGATGGCTGAATGTTTTATTGTTGCTTCGGTGCAGAACCTATGGGTTACAATCTCGGGGACAATCTCCTGGACTTTCTGTATGTCGATGGTTTCTATTTTCGAATGCAGAAGTCGCTTAATATTTTTCGACTTAATAAGATCGATGATGCCTTCAATGAATAGAACGAACCCTTTTGCACCAGCATCGACAACATTTGCTTTAGCAAGAACCGCAAGCTTCGATGTTGTTTCCTCTAATGATCGCCGTATAATTTCGTGTGAACCAATGATAAGCTGGGCAAAATCCCGGGCCTTTTCTTTGTTGTTATGAATATATTCAGCCCAGTCATTGATCACGGTGAGCATGGTCCCTTCGACAGGATTGGCAATCGCATCG
It contains:
- a CDS encoding DUF1295 domain-containing protein codes for the protein MTFFEIYFQALLFILVMMTLLWIISVIIKNVSIVDLFWGIGFIISAWLYFFLTDGYIIRKILITTLVSVWGFRLSIYLALRNIGKGEDFRYRQFRKNYGEHRYWWISFFQTFLLQGILMWLISVPLLGAQYYTTDPSLNILDIIGIFFWIIGIIFETIGDYQLAKFKSNPMNKGKVLNTGLWRYTRHPNYFGDAAVWLGYGLISISGGSYVPFFGSLLMTTLIIKVSGVTLLEKTLKETKPQYREYVKKTSTFIPWFPKNN
- a CDS encoding DegV family EDD domain-containing protein, which codes for MKDSSISKLDGRMLYYVFRAGAQRVFENQIELNRINVFPVRDGDTGTNLTSTIRSVLEQIHPDRSFKITADKIADAALAGARGNSGIIFAQFLYGMSTEAGNSVALSPIEFAEIIKRSVKHLFDAIANPVEGTMLTVINDWAEYIHNNKEKARDFAQLIIGSHEIIRRSLEETTSKLAVLAKANVVDAGAKGFVLFIEGIIDLIKSKNIKRLLHSKIETIDIQKVQEIVPEIVTHRFCTEATIKHSAIDSHSLQNILYEFGNSVVVAGSQKITHFHLHTNTPADLFTRLRRVGILTNQKAEDMIRQSEAAYNRKWKIALVTDSTCDLSEKLMDYHQIHMLPINIHFGENHYLDKITITPKQFYTLLDEMQAFPSTSQVNDTAFLNLYSQLASHYDSIIAVHLTGKFSGTLNSSRKAAEKVSKEFNKQISVIDSRNLSGGLGLLALRIARAIESGRTHSEILEASDRWLRQTKIFVSVQTLEYMVRGGRVSQVKGLLARLLNINPIVSLDEDGKSILFGKTFNQQSNMKKIMEHIRDLSNGKDIWNYIILHAGNEDAANWYTDQMKILTGKTPVDTVNISPVIGMNAGIGAAAVSFMFE